Genomic window (Argopecten irradians isolate NY chromosome 2, Ai_NY, whole genome shotgun sequence):
AAGGGTTGCAGATAATGAGTTGTGTGAGGTGGCAATGCCATGATGTGAATGTTTTCCTCCTCTGCCATCTTCAGGAGGCCCAAAGTTTCGTGGGAACCATGTCCATCTAAAAGAAGAAGTTGGGGCCGATCTGCACCGCAATTTGCCAGGAAGACCTCACCAAACCATTGTTCCCATATGCTATTGTTCATCCAGGCACGGTCCTGAAATGACCAGATAGTACCTTCGGAGGCCTCCTTTGTATTATATCCAAACAATGACTTTGACGTCTTCCCTTTGCCAATCAGCATTGGCGGCATACGTGCACCAGCAGCGTTCAAAGCATGGATGTATCAGCATGGTCTCTTGCCACGCCtagtattattttttaaagcCGTTTATTTTGGATGTGCGACACAGATGCCCGATCCTAGTGAGGAGCAGAGATCGGGGCCCCCTGATGCTCTATGAGATCACAACGGCAACAGTGGAGAGGATGGAGCGATCCATCAATCGACAGCTAAGGAAGTGGTTGGAAGTACCTCCAAGCTTTACTGCAGTAGGCTTATACAGCAGGACGGCAAAGCTCCAACTTCCTCTCTCTTCAGTAGTTGAAGAGTTCAAGACGGGCAAGGCAAGGCTCATCATGACCTTAAAATAGTCCAAGGATGACAAGGTGCGGTTAGCAGGCGTAGAAGTACGCACTGGCAGGAAGTGGTCAGCTTCCAAGGCAGTCAGCGAAGCAGAGAGCCGGTTGCGACACAAAGACATCATGGGGACAACCGCTGTCGGGAGGCAGGGCCTTGGAGCATCTAAAACCACTCTCTGGAAGAAAGCAGATGTCGTAGAGAGGCGAACATTGGTACAGAAGGAGATAAGAAGTGGTGAAGAAGAAAGAAGACAGACTAAAGCAGTGGAACTGGGCGTCCAGGGGGCCTGGACAAGGTGGGACACAGAACCACGTGTACTATCATGGACAGAGATCTGGAAGTATCCGCAATTCCAACTGCAATTTTTCCTCCGTTCTGTGTATGATGTACTACCAACACCAGCAAATCTCCATAGATGGGACCTTGCAGAAACACCAGACTGCCCTCTGTGTGTGCAGAGAGGAACTCTCCAACATATACTCACCTCCTGTCATGTGGCCTTAGCACAGGGAAGATATACATGGCGCCACAACGAAGTCCTAAGGGAGCTGGCAGATATTTTAGAGAAAGAACGCAAGAACACAGGTCCAATCAACCAAGGTCCATTCATACACAGATAAGGTTTGTGAGGGAAGGGGAAAGAAGAACGTCAAGATCTGAGAAATCAACCGGAATCATCAGCCAGGCAGGGGACTGGAGACTGGCTGTAGATCATCATCATTGAGCTTACAGTTCCATGGGAGGAAAGGTGCAGTGAAGCCCACGAAAGAAAGAGAACAAAGTAAGAGGCACTGCTGCTGGAATGTAGGGAACAGGGCTGGCAGACATGGAGCTACCCTGTTGAGATCGGTTGCAGAGGCTTCCCTGCACAGTCTGTATGGAGAATGCTATCTGCACTAGGGTTGGCGGGCAGGACTAGAAGGGCAGCAGTGCAGAGGATGGCCAAGGCAGCAGAACGAGCTTCATGCTGGGTGTGGATGAGGAAAGACACCAGTAGCTGGACACCCACCACCGACGCGCAGTGACTGATCACCACTGTGGACCC
Coding sequences:
- the LOC138316558 gene encoding uncharacterized protein; its protein translation is MGTTAVGRQGLGASKTTLWKKADVVERRTLVQKEIRSGEEERRQTKAVELGVQGAWTRWDTEPRVLSWTEIWKYPQFQLQFFLRSVYDVLPTPANLHRWDLAETPDCPLCVQRGTLQHILTSCHVALAQGRYTWRHNEVLRELADILEKERKNTGPINQGPFIHR